Proteins found in one Desulfovibrio porci genomic segment:
- a CDS encoding beta-barrel assembly-enhancing protease, with amino-acid sequence MPFRRFAARRWTALLVLLAFLLPQFFPVPARAFFFGGVSIKDEQEMGHKFDVMVRSSLPVVEDPEVSQYVKYLLDRLVKALPPHPFNFRATVVLHNSLNAFAVPGGYVFVFTGMIMNLEREEELAGVLAHELAHVTQRHVAARLERAQYLTVGSLLLAIAGVAAGGPGGGALAMGALGAGQSAMLNYSRVDENEADHLGLQYLIAAGYPPAGMVGGFKVLRQKSWMSGTSMPAYLSTHPAIGDRVNGLQARIQTLPANIRDRKQDNRRFTRVKTLLWARYGDEQAALQRFSGRDGLSAMGRGIVLARQNKINEASAAFDQALAAAPADPLILREAGAFHYRKGDMSRADGLLRQAMNLDPRDYMASFFYARMLDETGRQAQADKYYAEVLRYVPEDAEVHESYARSLGKAGKTLDAYIHMTYSALYSNNKKQTERFFKQAKALADRSPDRRRFQRLEAAYKERKEIWDKN; translated from the coding sequence ATGCCGTTTCGTCGTTTCGCCGCCCGCCGCTGGACGGCCCTGCTGGTTCTGCTGGCCTTTCTGCTGCCGCAGTTCTTTCCCGTGCCGGCGCGGGCCTTCTTTTTCGGCGGCGTTTCCATCAAAGATGAACAGGAGATGGGCCACAAATTCGACGTGATGGTCCGCTCCAGCCTGCCCGTGGTCGAAGACCCGGAAGTAAGCCAGTACGTCAAATATCTGCTGGACCGCCTGGTCAAGGCCCTGCCGCCTCATCCGTTCAACTTCAGGGCCACGGTAGTCCTGCACAATTCTCTCAACGCCTTTGCCGTGCCCGGCGGCTATGTCTTTGTCTTCACGGGCATGATCATGAACCTGGAACGCGAAGAGGAACTGGCCGGGGTACTGGCCCACGAACTGGCCCATGTGACCCAGCGTCATGTGGCCGCCCGTCTGGAGCGGGCGCAATACCTGACTGTGGGCTCGCTCCTGCTGGCCATCGCCGGCGTGGCCGCCGGCGGCCCAGGAGGCGGCGCTCTAGCCATGGGAGCCCTGGGCGCGGGGCAGTCGGCCATGCTCAATTACAGCCGGGTGGACGAAAACGAAGCCGACCACCTCGGCCTGCAATACCTGATTGCCGCCGGCTATCCGCCCGCCGGCATGGTGGGCGGCTTCAAGGTGTTGCGCCAGAAAAGCTGGATGAGCGGCACCAGCATGCCCGCCTACCTTTCCACCCACCCGGCCATCGGCGACCGCGTCAACGGACTGCAGGCCCGCATCCAGACGCTGCCCGCCAATATTCGCGACCGCAAGCAGGACAACCGGCGCTTCACCCGCGTCAAAACCCTGCTCTGGGCCCGCTACGGCGACGAGCAGGCGGCCCTGCAACGCTTTTCCGGCAGGGACGGCCTGTCGGCCATGGGCCGGGGCATCGTGCTGGCCCGACAGAACAAGATCAACGAAGCCAGCGCGGCCTTTGATCAGGCGCTGGCCGCCGCGCCCGCAGACCCGCTGATCCTGCGCGAAGCCGGGGCCTTCCACTACCGCAAGGGGGACATGAGCCGGGCCGACGGCCTGTTGCGCCAAGCCATGAACCTTGATCCGCGCGACTACATGGCCTCCTTTTTCTACGCCCGGATGCTGGATGAGACCGGACGTCAGGCTCAGGCGGACAAATATTACGCGGAAGTGCTGCGTTACGTGCCGGAAGACGCCGAAGTGCATGAATCCTACGCCCGCTCGCTGGGCAAGGCGGGCAAAACGCTGGACGCCTACATCCATATGACCTACAGCGCCCTGTACTCCAACAACAAAAAGCAGACCGAGCGCTTTTTCAAGCAGGCCAAGGCCCTGGCCGACCGTTCGCCGGACAGGCGGCGGTTCCAGCGCCTGGAAGCGGCCTACAAGGAACGCAAGGAAATCTGGGATAAAAACTGA
- the hslV gene encoding ATP-dependent protease subunit HslV, with translation MDTHATTILAVKKGNHVAMAGDGQVTLGQTMIMKHTAQKVRRLYEGRILAGFAGATADAFTLFELFEAKLKEVRGNLLRAAVEMTKEWRKDKYLRKLEAMLLLADSEHLLVVSGTGDVIEPDDDVAAIGSGGPYALAAARAFIRHSDLDAETVARESMRIASEICVYTNGHLTVETL, from the coding sequence ATGGACACCCACGCGACAACTATTCTGGCGGTGAAAAAAGGCAACCATGTGGCCATGGCCGGGGACGGTCAGGTGACGCTGGGCCAGACCATGATTATGAAACACACGGCCCAGAAGGTGCGCCGCCTGTATGAAGGGCGCATTCTGGCCGGTTTCGCCGGAGCCACGGCGGACGCCTTCACCCTTTTTGAACTGTTCGAGGCCAAGCTCAAGGAAGTGCGCGGCAACCTGCTGCGCGCCGCTGTGGAGATGACCAAGGAATGGCGCAAGGACAAGTATCTGCGCAAGCTGGAAGCCATGCTGCTGCTGGCGGACAGTGAACATCTGCTGGTGGTTTCCGGCACGGGCGACGTCATTGAACCTGATGACGATGTGGCGGCCATCGGCAGCGGCGGCCCTTACGCCCTGGCGGCGGCCAGAGCGTTCATCCGGCACAGCGATCTCGACGCGGAAACCGTGGCCCGCGAGTCCATGCGTATCGCCTCGGAAATCTGCGTGTACACCAACGGTCATCTGACTGTGGAAACGCTATGA
- the ispE gene encoding 4-(cytidine 5'-diphospho)-2-C-methyl-D-erythritol kinase, translated as MIHLTAGCKVNLGLHVVGVRADGYHELDSLFYPLPTPCDHLEIRETGRQGIVLRCDEPGVNPEHNTLTRAYAAFVKETGGAPGIAVHLRKGIPLGSGLGGGSSDAASLLLWLNERADLPLDAAGLARTALAVGADAPFFLYNQPCRVQGIGEILTPMDYDFSGLRLVLVCPEIHVDTAWAFARYDALFPHADRTAAQNSLTKSPCEANGTFLSGAGNATWSVWDIRNDLEAAVFPQYPQLAAIKADLLRLGADTACMSGSGSSVLGLFDRAAAAKAEDAAAALHAEKRHVYLLPLGNTGM; from the coding sequence ATGATCCATCTCACGGCCGGTTGCAAGGTCAACCTGGGCCTGCATGTGGTCGGCGTGCGGGCCGACGGCTACCACGAGCTGGATTCGCTGTTTTATCCTCTGCCGACCCCCTGCGACCACCTGGAGATCAGGGAAACCGGCAGGCAGGGCATCGTGCTCCGTTGCGATGAGCCGGGCGTAAACCCGGAGCACAACACGCTGACCAGGGCTTATGCCGCTTTTGTCAAGGAGACGGGCGGCGCGCCCGGCATCGCGGTGCATTTGCGCAAGGGCATTCCGCTGGGCTCGGGTCTGGGCGGCGGCAGCAGCGATGCCGCCTCCCTGCTGCTCTGGCTCAACGAGCGCGCGGACCTGCCCCTGGACGCCGCCGGTCTGGCCCGCACGGCCTTGGCGGTGGGCGCGGACGCGCCTTTTTTTCTGTACAATCAGCCCTGCCGGGTACAAGGCATCGGCGAAATACTGACGCCCATGGACTATGATTTTTCCGGCCTCCGCCTGGTGCTGGTCTGTCCCGAAATCCATGTGGACACAGCTTGGGCCTTTGCCCGTTATGACGCCCTTTTCCCCCACGCGGACCGGACGGCGGCGCAAAACAGCTTGACAAAGAGCCCGTGCGAGGCTAATGGAACTTTTCTCTCTGGAGCAGGGAACGCGACATGGTCCGTGTGGGATATCCGCAACGATTTGGAAGCCGCGGTTTTTCCCCAGTATCCGCAACTGGCCGCCATCAAGGCGGATCTTTTGCGCCTTGGGGCCGACACGGCCTGCATGAGCGGCAGCGGTTCCAGCGTACTGGGCCTGTTCGACCGCGCGGCGGCGGCCAAAGCGGAAGACGCCGCAGCGGCCCTGCACGCGGAAAAGCGGCATGTCTACCTGCTTCCTCTGGGGAATACTGGGATGTAG
- a CDS encoding ribose-phosphate diphosphokinase codes for MFSDLKIVTGSSNPDLAKAICDHLGCQLTPTLATTFSDGELRIEIGDNVRGDDVFVVQPTCPPAVNRNLVQLCLMLDALKRASAGRITAVIPYYAYARQDRKVSPRAPISAKLVADFISVAGAERVVTIDLHAGQIQGFFDCPVDNLFAVPVMLDSLRQLNEDKIVIVSPDAGGVERARAYAKRLNAPLAIVDKRRDRPNQAQAMHVIGEVEGRVAIVVDDMIDTAGTLCAGAEVLLKYGATKIVACATHPVLSGPAIDRINETEALSQVIVTDTIPLGDKLERCPKLKVTSVAALLGKTIHNIHTGSSVSVLFV; via the coding sequence ATGTTCAGCGACCTGAAAATCGTCACAGGTTCTTCCAATCCAGATCTGGCCAAGGCCATTTGCGACCACTTGGGTTGTCAGCTCACGCCCACGCTGGCCACCACGTTCAGCGACGGTGAACTGCGTATCGAAATCGGCGACAATGTGCGCGGGGACGACGTATTCGTCGTTCAGCCCACCTGTCCGCCCGCGGTCAACCGCAACCTGGTGCAGCTCTGTCTGATGCTGGACGCCCTTAAGCGGGCCAGCGCCGGGCGCATCACGGCGGTGATCCCCTATTACGCCTACGCCCGTCAGGACCGCAAGGTCAGCCCCCGCGCGCCCATCAGCGCCAAGCTGGTGGCGGACTTCATCAGCGTGGCCGGGGCCGAGCGCGTAGTGACCATCGACCTGCACGCCGGACAGATTCAGGGCTTTTTCGACTGCCCGGTGGACAATCTTTTTGCCGTGCCGGTCATGCTGGACAGCCTGCGCCAGCTCAATGAAGACAAAATCGTCATCGTTTCGCCCGACGCCGGGGGGGTGGAACGGGCCAGAGCCTATGCCAAGCGGCTCAACGCCCCTCTGGCCATTGTGGACAAGCGCCGCGACCGGCCCAACCAGGCCCAGGCCATGCATGTCATCGGCGAAGTGGAAGGCCGGGTGGCCATTGTGGTGGACGACATGATCGACACCGCGGGAACCCTGTGCGCCGGAGCCGAAGTGCTGCTCAAGTACGGGGCCACGAAGATCGTGGCCTGCGCCACCCATCCGGTGCTCTCCGGTCCGGCCATCGACCGCATCAACGAAACCGAGGCCCTTTCCCAGGTCATCGTCACGGATACCATTCCGCTGGGCGACAAACTGGAGCGCTGCCCCAAGCTGAAGGTCACTTCCGTGGCCGCGCTGCTGGGCAAGACCATTCACAACATCCATACCGGCTCTTCGGTAAGCGTGTTGTTTGTATAA
- a CDS encoding 50S ribosomal protein L25/general stress protein Ctc has protein sequence MSIEKTLSVQKRENCGKGPSGRLRSQDLIPGVFYTAQGENIIVQAPTLPLEKIYGEVGHTTVFNLEIDENGQKSTHPVLIWQVQRHPYKKCFTHIDFYGVDLNKEVKVDVPLEFVGVSRGVKLGGVLETYRESVRLSSKPLEMPQKITVDVSDMDINDTISVADLQLPANVSAVYDHNFAVVSVLTKTKEDEESGEEGAAPAAAE, from the coding sequence ATGAGTATTGAAAAAACGTTGAGCGTGCAGAAACGCGAAAATTGCGGCAAGGGTCCCAGCGGCCGCCTGCGTTCCCAGGATCTGATCCCCGGCGTGTTCTACACGGCCCAGGGCGAAAACATCATCGTGCAGGCCCCGACCCTGCCTCTGGAAAAGATCTATGGGGAAGTGGGCCACACCACCGTGTTCAACCTCGAGATCGACGAAAACGGCCAGAAGAGCACGCATCCCGTGCTGATCTGGCAGGTGCAGCGCCACCCTTACAAGAAGTGCTTCACCCACATCGACTTCTACGGTGTGGATCTGAACAAGGAAGTCAAGGTTGACGTGCCTCTGGAATTCGTGGGCGTTTCGCGCGGCGTGAAGCTGGGCGGCGTGCTGGAAACCTACCGCGAAAGCGTGCGTCTGAGCAGCAAGCCGCTGGAAATGCCCCAGAAGATCACCGTCGACGTGTCCGATATGGACATCAACGACACCATCAGCGTGGCTGACCTTCAGTTGCCCGCCAATGTGAGCGCCGTGTACGATCATAACTTCGCTGTGGTCAGCGTGCTGACCAAGACCAAGGAAGACGAGGAAAGCGGCGAGGAAGGCGCGGCTCCGGCGGCTGCGGAATAA
- a CDS encoding alpha/beta hydrolase, with product MPRYPVQYHTLRGGRHGLILELWPNAGAGTMLFYPGTMLSPWQYRPLLAALREAGFAVAALHLTGHGLNPHSVGFTFDDLLRDGLEAERWLHDAGLGPLAVCGHSQGGILTLAHAASSRHLAAAFPICGILPQQSEAIALTLFRPLAARRQKLMAVINALARRMPRLPLPVPAYLSLRRISAGARHIRANRRKSRSTYPLAFLASLFNARLSPRLHCPLYFFNAWDDALFTPALVQSTFDLLRAPRKRLIWLPGGGHLAAMNPPACRYLARTAAAACAGLGLPLRLESPDAPSPDSL from the coding sequence ATGCCCAGATATCCGGTTCAATATCACACCCTGCGTGGCGGCCGCCACGGCCTGATTCTCGAGCTCTGGCCCAATGCCGGCGCCGGAACCATGTTGTTTTACCCCGGCACCATGCTCTCGCCCTGGCAATACCGTCCTCTGCTGGCCGCCCTGCGTGAAGCCGGATTCGCCGTGGCCGCCCTGCACCTGACCGGGCACGGGCTCAACCCGCATAGCGTGGGCTTCACCTTTGACGATCTGCTGCGTGACGGACTGGAGGCCGAGCGCTGGCTGCACGACGCGGGTCTGGGGCCGCTGGCGGTCTGCGGGCACAGCCAGGGCGGCATCCTGACGCTGGCCCATGCCGCGTCATCACGGCACCTGGCGGCGGCCTTTCCCATCTGCGGCATTTTGCCCCAACAGAGCGAGGCCATTGCCCTGACTCTTTTCCGCCCGCTGGCCGCGCGGCGACAGAAGCTGATGGCCGTCATCAACGCTCTGGCCCGGCGTATGCCGCGCCTGCCCCTGCCCGTACCGGCCTACCTTTCCCTGCGGCGGATCAGCGCCGGTGCGCGCCACATCCGCGCCAACCGCCGCAAAAGCCGTTCGACCTATCCGCTGGCATTTCTGGCCAGCCTGTTCAATGCCCGCCTTTCGCCGCGCCTGCATTGCCCGCTCTACTTTTTTAATGCGTGGGACGACGCCCTGTTCACGCCCGCGCTGGTCCAATCCACCTTCGACCTGCTGCGCGCCCCGCGAAAACGGCTGATCTGGCTGCCCGGCGGCGGCCATCTGGCGGCCATGAACCCGCCCGCCTGCCGTTATCTGGCCCGCACGGCGGCGGCGGCCTGCGCGGGTCTGGGGCTGCCCCTAAGGCTGGAATCCCCGGATGCGCCCAGCCCGGATTCGCTTTGA
- the pth gene encoding aminoacyl-tRNA hydrolase translates to MEYTGVLVGLGNPGPRYDGTRHNCGFALVSALLELAEKEGDLNALNGGKFSCELWRVRLPQLGGTWLAAKPQTFMNLSGQCVQPLLAWHKLKPEQLVVAHDELDIPAGELRFKRGGGNAGHNGLKSITELLGTPDFYRLRLGIGRPPHKGDVTNWVLGRPDAEDAGKLRASLPMALDTLFAFADKGLEAAVRMARKADAPKPPKTGTKAADTDMPNG, encoded by the coding sequence ATGGAATATACAGGCGTACTGGTGGGCCTCGGCAATCCCGGCCCGCGCTATGACGGCACCCGGCATAATTGCGGCTTCGCCCTGGTTTCCGCCTTGCTGGAGCTGGCGGAAAAAGAAGGAGATCTCAACGCCCTCAACGGCGGCAAATTCTCCTGTGAACTCTGGCGGGTCCGTCTTCCGCAACTGGGCGGAACCTGGCTGGCGGCCAAGCCCCAGACATTTATGAATCTCAGCGGCCAGTGCGTGCAGCCCCTGCTGGCCTGGCACAAACTCAAACCCGAGCAGTTGGTGGTGGCCCATGATGAACTGGACATTCCGGCCGGAGAGCTGCGCTTCAAGCGCGGCGGCGGCAATGCCGGACACAACGGCCTCAAATCCATCACCGAGTTGCTGGGTACGCCCGATTTTTACCGTCTGCGCCTGGGCATAGGGCGACCGCCCCACAAAGGCGACGTCACCAACTGGGTTCTGGGACGGCCTGACGCGGAGGACGCCGGGAAGTTGCGCGCCTCCCTGCCCATGGCTCTGGACACGCTCTTTGCCTTTGCGGACAAGGGCCTGGAGGCCGCCGTGCGCATGGCGCGTAAGGCCGACGCGCCCAAACCGCCTAAAACCGGAACAAAAGCCGCGGATACGGACATGCCGAACGGATAA
- a CDS encoding CarD family transcriptional regulator, with the protein MFTPDDLVVYPAQGVGKIERIDRQNIGGIACEFYIVRIRANNITLMVPVNNAVNVGLRTLTPKDEAQRILQTLRGDTDTPVYTGQNWNRRFREYSERLKSPELAVVTEVLRELLLIGRGKELSFGERRLQEQAMGLVTGELAEVLELSEDSLRGELLERYAPPPQVEAVNN; encoded by the coding sequence ATGTTCACACCGGACGATCTCGTGGTTTATCCGGCCCAGGGCGTGGGCAAAATAGAGCGCATCGACCGACAGAATATCGGCGGCATCGCGTGCGAGTTCTATATTGTCCGCATCCGCGCCAATAACATCACGCTGATGGTTCCGGTGAATAATGCCGTCAATGTGGGCCTGCGCACTCTCACGCCCAAAGATGAAGCCCAGCGCATTCTGCAAACCTTGCGCGGCGACACGGATACGCCGGTCTATACCGGACAGAACTGGAACCGGCGCTTCCGCGAATATTCCGAACGTCTCAAAAGCCCGGAACTCGCCGTGGTTACGGAAGTTTTGCGCGAATTGCTGCTCATCGGGCGCGGCAAGGAACTCTCTTTCGGTGAACGCCGCCTGCAGGAGCAGGCCATGGGCCTGGTCACCGGCGAACTGGCGGAAGTGCTGGAACTGTCGGAAGATTCCCTGCGCGGAGAGCTGCTCGAACGTTACGCTCCGCCGCCGCAGGTCGAAGCCGTGAATAACTGA
- the rho gene encoding transcription termination factor Rho yields the protein MRKKKTTPTLLTDSAMSLTDLKTRSMQELMELAEQFEIENASSMRKQELIFALLSTCASQNGAICGDGVLEILPDGFGFLRSPLCSYMPGPDDIYVSPSQIRRFSLRKGDIVSGQIRPPKEGERYFALLKVTEIGFEPPEHAKNLVLFDNLTPIYPDHQLVMENGEKNLSNRVIDLMAPIGRGQRGLIVAPPRTGKTILLQSLANAINANNPEVYLIVLLIDERPEEVTDMERTVKKAEVISSTFDEPPQRHVQVCEMVLEKAKRLVERKRDVVILLDSITRLGRAYNAVTPSSGRVLSGGLDANALQRPKRFFGAARNIEEGGSLTIIATALIDTGSRMDEVIFEEFKGTGNMEIYLDRHLSEKRVFPAIDINRTGTRKEDLLLADDVLNRVWILRKILAPMSSIDSMEFLLDKMRATKSNKDFMNAMGK from the coding sequence ATGCGTAAAAAGAAAACGACCCCCACACTGTTGACCGACAGCGCCATGAGTCTTACGGATTTGAAAACCCGCAGCATGCAGGAACTCATGGAGCTGGCCGAGCAGTTTGAGATTGAGAATGCGAGTTCCATGCGTAAACAGGAGCTCATTTTCGCACTGCTCTCGACCTGCGCTTCGCAAAACGGCGCCATTTGCGGCGACGGCGTGCTGGAAATATTGCCCGACGGCTTCGGTTTTCTGCGCTCGCCGTTGTGCAGCTACATGCCGGGGCCGGACGACATCTATGTCTCTCCATCCCAGATCCGCCGTTTTTCGTTGCGCAAGGGGGATATCGTTTCCGGCCAGATCAGGCCGCCCAAGGAGGGGGAGCGCTACTTCGCCCTGCTCAAGGTGACCGAAATAGGCTTTGAACCGCCGGAACACGCCAAAAATCTCGTTCTTTTCGACAACCTCACCCCCATCTATCCCGATCATCAGCTCGTCATGGAAAATGGCGAGAAAAATCTCTCCAACCGGGTCATCGACCTCATGGCCCCCATCGGGCGCGGCCAGCGCGGCCTTATCGTGGCCCCCCCGCGCACCGGCAAAACCATCCTGCTTCAGTCGCTGGCCAACGCCATCAACGCCAACAATCCCGAAGTCTATCTCATCGTGCTGCTCATTGACGAGCGGCCGGAAGAAGTCACGGACATGGAACGCACGGTCAAAAAGGCGGAAGTCATCAGTTCCACCTTTGACGAGCCGCCGCAGCGCCATGTGCAGGTCTGCGAAATGGTGCTGGAAAAGGCCAAACGCCTGGTGGAGCGCAAGCGCGACGTGGTCATCCTGCTGGACTCCATCACCCGTCTGGGCCGGGCCTACAATGCGGTGACGCCTTCATCGGGCCGGGTGCTTTCCGGCGGTCTGGACGCCAACGCCCTGCAACGGCCCAAGCGCTTTTTCGGCGCGGCCCGCAATATTGAGGAAGGCGGCAGCCTGACCATCATCGCCACGGCCCTTATCGACACGGGTTCGCGCATGGACGAGGTGATCTTTGAGGAATTCAAAGGCACCGGCAACATGGAAATCTATCTGGACCGCCATCTTTCGGAAAAACGCGTCTTCCCGGCCATCGACATCAACCGCACGGGCACCCGCAAGGAAGATCTGCTGCTGGCTGACGACGTGCTCAACCGCGTCTGGATTTTGCGCAAGATTCTGGCCCCCATGTCGTCCATCGACAGTATGGAATTCCTGCTGGACAAGATGCGCGCCACCAAGTCCAACAAGGACTTTATGAACGCCATGGGCAAGTAA
- the tpx gene encoding thiol peroxidase produces the protein MNTVTFQGNTLHLEGELPVQGRKAPDFILAANDLSPRGLKDYAGKVLVLVSVPSLDTPVCDLEVRRFNTEAAGLSDKVRIVAVSCDLPFAQARWCGAAGVKSVETLSDYKDTSFGKNYGVLIQELRLLARAIFVVAPDGTLAYSQLVPEVTNEPDYDAALAAVKKLV, from the coding sequence ATGAATACGGTTACCTTTCAGGGCAATACCCTGCATCTTGAGGGCGAACTGCCCGTTCAGGGCCGGAAAGCCCCGGATTTCATTCTGGCCGCCAACGATCTGAGCCCGCGCGGTCTCAAGGATTACGCCGGTAAAGTGCTGGTGCTGGTCAGTGTGCCCTCGCTGGACACGCCCGTCTGCGATCTGGAAGTGCGCCGCTTCAACACCGAAGCCGCCGGACTGTCCGACAAGGTGCGCATTGTGGCGGTGAGCTGCGATCTGCCTTTTGCCCAGGCCCGCTGGTGCGGCGCAGCCGGGGTCAAGTCTGTGGAAACCCTGTCCGACTACAAGGATACAAGCTTCGGCAAAAATTACGGTGTGCTGATCCAGGAACTTCGCCTGCTGGCCCGCGCCATCTTCGTGGTGGCCCCTGACGGCACGCTGGCCTACAGCCAGCTTGTGCCTGAAGTGACCAACGAACCCGACTACGACGCGGCTCTGGCGGCGGTGAAGAAACTGGTTTAG
- a CDS encoding 50S ribosomal protein L11 methyltransferase, producing the protein MQQIFRLDIVAREEEVDRISGLLALRAPFGWEEESLPTGETRFRVHCEKEDFLHTLRDGIARGTPEACCTLKTLEAQDWLSAWRQFFTPVCCGSRFVVLPPWLAGSPEFPDRTPILIEPKSAFGTGHHATTALCLSVVSDLLDQGRITPGQSFLDLGTGSGVLGIACCKSGLSGLGLDIDPLAVDNALENRALNQVDGFAAALGGIEAAAGRTFDLVLANILARPLTELAPAVAAARKPEGCLVLSGLLEIQADGVEAAYTAQGLSAARRIIEGEWCALVWD; encoded by the coding sequence ATGCAGCAGATTTTCCGTCTGGATATTGTGGCCCGGGAAGAGGAAGTTGACCGGATCAGCGGCCTGCTGGCCTTGCGGGCGCCGTTCGGCTGGGAGGAGGAAAGCCTGCCCACGGGCGAGACGCGCTTTCGCGTGCACTGCGAAAAGGAAGACTTTCTCCACACCTTGCGGGACGGCATAGCGCGGGGCACGCCCGAGGCGTGCTGCACCCTGAAGACGCTGGAAGCGCAGGACTGGCTCTCGGCTTGGCGACAGTTTTTCACGCCGGTTTGCTGCGGTTCGCGCTTTGTGGTGCTGCCGCCCTGGCTGGCCGGCAGCCCGGAGTTCCCGGACCGCACGCCCATACTTATCGAACCCAAGAGCGCCTTTGGCACCGGACATCATGCCACCACGGCGCTGTGCCTGAGCGTTGTGAGCGACCTGCTGGATCAGGGGCGCATAACGCCCGGCCAGAGTTTTCTGGATCTGGGCACGGGTTCCGGCGTGCTGGGCATCGCCTGCTGCAAGAGCGGCCTCAGTGGTCTGGGCCTGGATATTGACCCTCTGGCCGTGGACAACGCTCTGGAGAACCGGGCGCTCAATCAGGTGGACGGTTTTGCGGCGGCTCTCGGCGGCATCGAAGCCGCTGCCGGTCGCACCTTTGATCTGGTCCTGGCCAATATTCTGGCCCGCCCCCTGACGGAACTGGCTCCGGCTGTGGCCGCCGCCCGCAAGCCCGAAGGCTGTCTGGTGCTTTCCGGCCTGCTGGAAATCCAGGCCGACGGCGTGGAGGCCGCGTACACGGCGCAAGGCCTGTCCGCGGCCCGACGGATCATTGAGGGCGAATGGTGCGCTCTGGTCTGGGATTGA
- a CDS encoding class I SAM-dependent methyltransferase, producing MPQTEDLDSLLAGIRATFDVEFELLQVDDSALEVLTIRNMQAHLDGLLQRKAIRDPLKDLPLWAKIWPGSFVLGRLLRKYEPEGKSLLELGAGCGILSMVAARYGFARIVLSDIVEDALRFAKANVLRNNLQDRVEVRRVDVTTPGRDPRFSEGFDLMAASEILYLDDLHRPLLKFVDRHLAPGGKALFCTDLARAKPHFAKLAAKSFKLTEGRIGVKSRDEDGEEQRRIYSILILERA from the coding sequence ATGCCTCAGACTGAAGATCTCGACAGCCTTCTCGCCGGTATCCGCGCCACCTTTGACGTGGAATTCGAACTGTTGCAGGTGGACGACAGCGCCCTGGAGGTGCTGACCATCCGCAATATGCAAGCTCATCTGGACGGCCTGCTGCAACGCAAGGCCATCCGCGACCCCCTCAAGGATCTGCCTCTCTGGGCCAAGATCTGGCCGGGTTCCTTTGTGCTGGGCCGCCTGCTGCGCAAATACGAGCCCGAGGGCAAAAGCCTGCTGGAACTGGGCGCGGGCTGCGGCATCCTCAGCATGGTGGCCGCGCGTTACGGCTTCGCGCGCATTGTCCTCAGCGACATTGTGGAGGACGCCCTGCGCTTCGCCAAGGCCAATGTGCTGCGCAACAATCTTCAGGACCGGGTGGAAGTCCGCCGGGTGGACGTGACCACGCCGGGCCGCGACCCGCGCTTCAGCGAAGGCTTCGACCTTATGGCGGCCTCGGAGATCCTCTATCTGGACGATCTGCACCGGCCTTTGCTTAAATTCGTGGACCGGCACCTGGCCCCCGGCGGCAAGGCCCTGTTCTGCACGGATCTGGCCCGGGCCAAGCCCCATTTCGCCAAGCTGGCGGCCAAATCCTTCAAGCTCACGGAAGGACGCATCGGCGTCAAAAGCCGGGACGAGGACGGCGAGGAACAGCGACGCATCTACAGCATTCTGATTCTGGAGCGGGCATGA